One region of Juglans regia cultivar Chandler chromosome 4, Walnut 2.0, whole genome shotgun sequence genomic DNA includes:
- the LOC108989963 gene encoding peroxidase 2-like, translating into MASRSQLLCLQLAFFLLSLNATTGLISRSQLSPDFYSECCPQALPTIKRVVEAAIYKQRRVGAFLLRMHFHDCFVNGCDASVLLDPTPTIDSEKNAFTNQNSLGGFDVVDNIKLEVDKACGSPVVSCADILAVAARDSVVALGGPTWKVQLGRRDSTTANRTLADIDIPAPFLDLPALIENFKKQGLNEKDLVALSGGHTLGFARCVAFRNRIYNGTDINPAFAKKLQTTCPESGGDFNLAPLDPTEARFDTAYFTNLVKQKGLLSSDQALFSGGSTDVLVKKYGLNAKAFSKAFAKSMVKMGNIKPLTGNQGEIRLQCSKVNYS; encoded by the exons ATGGCTTCACGTAGCCAGCTTCTTTGTCTCCAGCTTGCCTTTTTCTTGCTGTCTCTTAATGCAACCACAGGTTTGATCTCTCGATCACAACTCTCTCCGGATTTCTACAGCGAATGTTGTCCCCAAGCTTTGCCCACAATCAAAAGGGTCGTCGAGGCTGCAATATACAAACAGCGACGCGTCGGTGCTTTTCTGCTACGTATGCATTTCCATGATTGTTTTGTCAAT GGTTGTGATGCTTCAGTTCTTCTGGATCCTACTCCCACCATTGACAGCGAGAAAAATGCTTTCACTAACCAAAATTCTCTCGGAGGATTCGACGTAGTGGACAACATCAAGCTGGAGGTAGACAAAGCTTGTGGAAGTCCGGTCGTCTCATGCGCAGACATCTTGGCTGTCGCAGCTCGAGACTCTGTCGTAGCT CTAGGAGGGCCAACATGGAAGGTGCAGCTAGGGAGGAGAGACTCGACCACAGCCAATAGGACTTTAGCCGACATCGACATTCCGGCTCCATTTTTGGACCTCCCTGCACTGATTGAAAACTTCAAGAAGCAAGGACTTAATGAAAAAGACCTGGTCGCACTCTCCGGCGGCCACACTCTAGGCTTTGCACGTTGTGTTGCCTTCAGGAACCGAATATACAATGGCACAGACATCAACCCCGCATTTGCGAAAAAACTTCAAACCACATGTCCAGAAAGTGGAGGGGACTTCAATCTCGCACCTTTGGACCCGACAGAAGCTCGTTTTGACACAGCATACTTCACCAACTTGGTTAAGCAGAAGGGGCTTCTCAGTTCTGATCAAGCTCTGTTCAGTGGAGGCTCCACGGATGTGCTGGTGAAGAAGTACGGTTTAAATGCCAAAGCCTTTTCAAAGGCTTTTGCTAAGTCAATGGTTAAGATGGGAAATATAAAACCATTGACTGGAAATCAGGGTGAAATTCGCTTGCAATGCAGTAAAGTGAACTATAGTTAA